One segment of Chlorocebus sabaeus isolate Y175 chromosome 24, mChlSab1.0.hap1, whole genome shotgun sequence DNA contains the following:
- the ISM2 gene encoding isthmin-2 — protein MRALRDRAGLLLCVLLLVALLAVARGLPARKPGRGGPEPGNSTRLAEASASPDPRPLREEEEAPLLPRTRLQAEPQQRGHWTVTEPAALTPGNATPPRTPEVTPLLLELQTLPGSANTTLSTPNPDIQVTIEVVEDPQAQVEIDLLAEPSDPPPKDTLSWLPDLWSFLWGDYKGDKKDRVPGEKREEKEEDKDYPSEEIEGEDQEDEEEDEEEEAFWFNGTTDNWDQGWLAPRNWVLKDSVSSDYEPQEEWSPWSPCSGNCSIGNQQRTRSCGLGCLTTQTRTCDLPNCPGTEDLGLLEEWQLLARNATDMPDQDVDKCEKWLNCKSDFLTKYLSQMLQDLPSCPCAYPQEARDSPVSLQDEHQGRSFRWRDASGPRERLDIYQPTARFCLRSMLSRNSSTMAAQHCCYDDDSRLLTRGKGAGMPDLISTDFSPELHFKFDTTPWILCKGDWSRLHAMLPPNNGRACTNNPPEEEYLAQLQEAKEY, from the exons ATGCGTGCGCTCCGCGACCGAGCCGGGCTGCTCCTTTGCGTGCTGCTGCTGGTGGCGCTGCTGGCCGTGGCGCGAGGGCTCCCCGCGAGGAAGCCGGGGCGCGGCGGACCTGAGCCTGGGAACAGCACGAGGCTGGCTGAG gcctcagcctccccagatcCTAGGCCtctgagggaagaggaggaggcaccACTGCTCCCCAGAACCCGCCTGCAGGCAGAGCCACAGCAACGTGGACACTGGACTGTCACTGAGCCAGCAGCCCTGACCCCAGGCAATGCCACCCCTCCCAGGACCCCGGAGGTTACTCCCTTGCTGCTGGAGCTGCAGACACTGCCAGGATCGGCCAACACAACCTTGAGTACCCCTAACCCTGATATCCAG GTGACCATCGAGGTGGTGGAGGACCCCCAGGCCCAGGTGGAGATAGACCTGTTGGCTGAGCCCAGCGATCCCCCACCCAAGGATACCCTTAGCTGGCTGCCTGACCTCTGGTCCTTCCTCTGGGGGGACTACAAAGGAGATAAAAAAGACAGGGTCccaggggagaagagggaggaaaaggaggaagacaaGGATTATCCTTCAGAGGAAATCGAGGGTGAGGACCAAGAGGACgaagaggaagatgaggaagaggaggcgtTCTGGTTCAATGGAACTACAGACAACTGGGACCAGGGCTGGCTGGCCCCCAGGAATTGGGTCCTCAAGGATTCTGTCAGCTCCG ACTATGAGCCTCAGGAGGAGTGGAGTCCCTGGTCTCCCTGCAGTGGGAACTGTAGCATTGGCAACCAGCAGAGGACTCGGTCCTGTGGCTTAGGCTGCCTTACCACCCAGACCCGTACCTGTGACCTGCCCAACTGTCCTG GCACTGAGGACTTGGGCCTCCTTGAGGAGTGGCAGCTCCTAGCCCGCAATGCTACGGACATGCCTGACCAAG ATGTGGACAAATGTGAGAAGTGGCTGAACTGCAAGAGCGACTTCCTAACCAAGTACCTGAGCCAGATGTTGCAGGACCTGCCCAGCTGCCCATGTGCCTACCCACAGGAGGCCAGGGACAGCCCTGTGAGCCTGCAGGACGAGCATCAGGGCCGCAGCTTCCGGTGGAGGGACGCCAGTGGCCCTCGAGAGCGCCTGGACATCTACCAGCCCACGGCGCGCTTCTGCCTGCGCTCCATGCTGTCTAGGAACAGCAGCACGATGGCCGCCCAGCACTGCTGCTATGATGACGACAGCCGGCTGCTGACCCGTGGCAAGGGCGCCGGCATGCCCGACCTCATCAGTACCGACTTCTCACCTGAGCTGCACTTCAAGTTTGATACGACGCCCTGGATCCTGTGCAAGGGGGACTGGAGCCGCCTCCACGCTATGCTCCCCCCCAACAACGGCCGGGCCTGCACCAACAACCCCCCGGAGGAGGAGTACCTGGCACAGTTGCAGGAGGCCAAGGAGTACTAG